One region of Limnospira fusiformis SAG 85.79 genomic DNA includes:
- a CDS encoding bifunctional serine/threonine-protein kinase/formylglycine-generating enzyme family protein encodes MSQCLNPDCLHINPEGCNFCQKCGSKLRLVERYYAKSILGQGGFGRTFLAVDDFKPSKPPCVIKQFLPQAQGTATLEKAAQLFDQEAQRLELLGKHSQIPELLAYFTADNRQYLIQEFIEGDTLQQELDNQGAFTENQIISLLKDLLPVLYFVHKHKVIHRDIKPENIIRRASDNKLVIVDFGASKQVQRTSMSVAGTVIGSAEYCAPEQAMGKPQYGSDLYSLGVTCLYLLTQVSPSYLYDPLESQWVWREHLNGNQVSDKLGEILERLVETVFKKRYQSVAEVWADLQRYYGKPTNNTTGKPVTQKFEFDIVTVNSKGREINRRRGQAECIIEDLGNGVTLEMVLIPGGTFTMGAPSGEAGSSYAERPQHRVTIKPFLMGKYPVTQAQWRQVASFPKLQRDLSLDPSYFKGLNLPVEKVFWYDVMEWCDRLSKRIGKPYRLPSEAEWEYAARAGTTSPFHVGDTLTTDLANYDGNHTYSSGPKGAYREQTTPVGQFQHANAFGLYDIHGNVWEWCADPWHDSYNGAPSDGRVWDVGNDNRYQLRIAINSSRIAINSLGKTERRVLRGGSWYDYPDNCRCAYRYGADPDFLFYNNGFRVAL; translated from the coding sequence GGCAGTAAACTCCGACTGGTAGAACGCTACTATGCTAAAAGCATCCTCGGACAAGGTGGGTTCGGACGCACATTTCTGGCAGTGGATGACTTCAAACCTTCTAAACCTCCCTGCGTGATTAAGCAATTCCTTCCCCAGGCGCAAGGAACCGCTACCCTAGAAAAAGCCGCCCAATTATTCGACCAAGAAGCCCAACGTTTAGAACTTCTCGGCAAACATTCCCAAATCCCGGAACTGTTGGCTTATTTTACGGCTGATAACCGTCAATATTTAATTCAGGAATTTATCGAAGGAGACACCCTACAACAGGAGTTAGACAATCAAGGCGCTTTTACAGAAAATCAAATCATTTCGCTGCTCAAGGATTTATTGCCAGTTTTGTATTTTGTACACAAACATAAAGTAATTCACCGGGATATTAAACCGGAAAACATCATTAGACGCGCCAGTGATAACAAGTTAGTCATAGTGGATTTTGGAGCATCTAAACAGGTGCAGCGCACATCTATGAGCGTCGCGGGAACGGTTATCGGTTCGGCGGAATATTGCGCCCCGGAACAGGCTATGGGAAAACCTCAATATGGGAGTGATTTATATAGTTTAGGGGTGACTTGTTTATACCTGCTAACCCAAGTGAGTCCGTCATATTTATATGACCCCTTAGAATCACAATGGGTGTGGCGTGAGCATTTAAATGGCAATCAGGTGAGTGATAAATTAGGCGAAATCTTAGAGCGTTTGGTTGAGACAGTATTTAAAAAACGCTATCAATCTGTAGCCGAAGTATGGGCAGATTTACAGCGATATTATGGGAAACCGACCAACAATACAACTGGCAAACCGGTAACCCAGAAGTTTGAATTTGATATCGTTACGGTCAATTCAAAGGGCAGAGAAATTAACCGCCGTCGCGGTCAGGCTGAATGTATTATCGAAGACCTGGGAAATGGGGTGACTCTGGAGATGGTGCTAATTCCGGGGGGAACCTTTACCATGGGTGCGCCGAGTGGTGAAGCTGGAAGTTCATACGCTGAAAGACCCCAACACCGAGTCACGATTAAACCCTTCCTCATGGGAAAATATCCGGTTACCCAAGCACAATGGCGACAAGTGGCTAGTTTCCCCAAACTCCAACGGGACTTGAGCCTAGACCCCTCATATTTTAAAGGATTAAATCTTCCGGTTGAAAAAGTTTTTTGGTATGATGTAATGGAGTGGTGCGATCGCCTCTCGAAAAGAATTGGCAAACCCTACCGATTACCCAGTGAAGCGGAGTGGGAATATGCAGCCCGCGCCGGAACTACTAGCCCCTTTCATGTCGGTGATACCCTGACGACGGACCTCGCCAACTACGATGGCAACCACACCTATAGCTCAGGACCCAAGGGAGCCTACCGCGAACAAACCACCCCCGTCGGTCAGTTTCAACACGCCAACGCCTTTGGCTTGTATGATATCCACGGGAACGTTTGGGAATGGTGCGCTGACCCCTGGCACGACAGCTACAATGGTGCGCCTTCGGATGGTCGTGTGTGGGATGTTGGTAACGATAATCGTTATCAATTACGAATAGCTATCAACTCTTCACGAATAGCTATCAACTCTTTGGGAAAAACAGAAAGAAGGGTGCTGCGCGGCGGTTCGTGGTACGACTATCCAGATAACTGCCGTTGTGCCTACCGCTACGGGGCTGACCCGGACTTCCTCTTCTACAACAACGGTTTTCGGGTAGCGCTTTAG